Part of the Spinacia oleracea cultivar Varoflay chromosome 5, BTI_SOV_V1, whole genome shotgun sequence genome, tggctttttctggggccggattgatcaccggttctatttttatttaaaagtccctcaatatcgcaggtcattggggttcaCGGAGTcacgcccgtacctcgtcttccttagtgaagaagaagaagtttctagtagacaactcagtccattgactatttcaattaaaataatgttaatgatacaaaggtctagttcagtcaaatatagttttcaagtcaatataatttgattatccttgcttatgttttatttagtaccatgttaggattgttcgtttaatagaatcatgttaggattattattgatttagtatgtagtactcagctttgctgattacgtgctttgcttgtgcatgttgatcatggctatgccttattgatcctgtgatgacccaatctttggtgagcagtctctaaggatcaataagcattgtccatctgcaggtttgaagatgatgcatcattgggatcgggattagagagcttgtatttagttttgtctTGCTATGTTATTTGGGTTTAacattgggactttaaacttatcgtactatttatatttccttattttcgttggttgatttttgggattaaacctgtaatcgattatttataaacctaaagttagttttatgttttccgctgcaaaattctgaataagccgttacgttttcacacgggcgataatgccttgataattctctatagatatatttataaaaaaaaaggttgttttagaaaaaggagaattgtcggggtgttacaactaTAGAGTGCAATAACATGTTCATAcatcataaataattcaaatactCTACTTTCTAGTAATCATTCCAACAAACATCATTTGAcaatataaaaatcaattttaatattGTCATCTTCACAAAATATAATTTGTTGAAGTGACTATTAGAAATGAACATGTTAGAATAATATCTTATTAAAAGAAGTAGTTTAGATTGAACCTCCCTTGATATTAAATCAAGTATGTGTATTGTAAGACATTCCAAAATCTTCAATCAATCCTCCATCACGATATCATGACCACCATTCATCAATCAGCTTCTTCCAAGACGTTACTTTTGACTTTCCGTATCCAGAAAAATCAGGTTCGTTGTTGAAGTTGTAACTGACGATCGAGATCATCCAATGATAATCCGACCGTTTAAAATCAAGCTCAAGATGTCCCggatattttttcaaaatttcaggaCAATCGGACCACAAATGACCCTCGATCCGGATCAATCTTTGAGACTGCTCCCAGAAAAACGTGAATGAAAAACATCTTTGGAAACCCTCTAAATTCCCTTTATCTTTCACTCAAACTCACAAATAAAAATTTCCTCAAAAATCATAAGAAGTATTTAGCCATTGAAATATATCTCATTTTCAaattgttgtaataattgggttttcaaggcaaatactagaataagaataagaacgagtttaggaaatcgttgcgccgtggtaaccaaaccactgccttgaaaacgagattcggtgcaaccggagtgcacaattgtatccaccgattcgttccctaaggtttacacaactctcaacacacaaaggcacttttgggtgatgagatggagccacataaacttatgcccaaaagaataAGAAGGAAAAGGTTTGAAGAGATACGAATATTCATGACTTAATCATGAACCAAAATTCTTCCATCCAAAACAAAAGGgaaaggaggaggagaggaagagATCAATATATGTGTGTACAACAACTCAGAAAATGAAGAGTACTTATAGGATTTGTGGAGGAGACAAAACaatccaaagaaatcaaaggtttcaaaggaattcaatgatattaatcaaccataaacccatgataatgaagagttgataacccccataatcaagagaaataatggaccaacttaatcaccataatcagaatggtaattgtccataaataatacttaaaaggttatcataaaggaggaatccaaagagaagatAAAAAACTGACAACACCAAGAACCgatctcgaaacctgccggttttccaaaaTCGGCCGGTTTTCGGTTCACTTCAAGAAATGCCTTTTAAGTCCGATTTTCAACTTACGCTCGAAACCTGTCGGTTTTGgaaaacctggcaggcaggttttgagcgcttttccatctttaaattccaacaccattggttcccttgtgatcccgaATGAAGATTTCCCAAGATACATCCGTAGTGTAAAGATTGGGGTTCGGGGgtacgtttactaatacggggagtgtcAAGCATTAGCCCATACGTCGGTCCTTACTAGTCTAAAGCATCGTAACGAATAACGGGATAAGGGACATGCGCTATAACTACATTGCTAATCTGAGTTacgttgattttaatgcacagctAATTGTCTAAATAATATGTCGAAAGAttatttagattaattcaaggtACTTAGCAAGATCCAATTTGTCCAAAATATCTTATTAGGCAAGATTAATATAACCGGATTATGTGAACAGTTTATAAGGGGTGATGAAAGAGATTAAAATATTATGCACGTTACAATATAATTTTGACTGTATTGTGATACTCAGGAACAATTACCACTTTTCCTAGCTTGATCTCCTTTTTGGCATGGAGCTCCCTGGTGGCTGACCAATTGGTCCCAAGTCTTAGCTTAATTCCTCCAGTGTATCCCCGatgtattaaaaaaattactttgtttcacaaaatttacaAGTATCTACTAAGTTTAAAAAATACAATAATACCTTATTTTATCACAAGTATATTAAATTTCACCTAATGGCTACGTTAAAGTCATAGTTATTAACCCCTAATAAACTTATATAAGTAACCCTAATTCTTAAACCCCACGTAACCACCCATCTTAATTACCATCCACCATAGTATCCATGAGTCTGTTGGCGCCACGAGCGCCTTAGCCTATACCCATTCGCTCCCCAACCTCCTTTTCAACCACCATCGGCGCCCTTTCCCTTGTCGTTCGGTGCCGCCGCCACTCACTTGTGCCCCCgccttctctttctctttcttaaCCGAGTCTGTTGCCCCAGACCACGACCATCACCGAAAATTTTCAGGTAGGGAAAAGAATCAAACTGGGGAGGATAGGATAGGATTACTAATGCTTTCggtcaatgaaaaataagatttctattttatttttgagttaAAAAAATCAACTAccacatagataattaattagatgACATGTGGATATATTTAAATGCAAACAAAGGTTTTGAGGTCAGAGTTTACAattccacttgcatggacccggtccacccacataattagcgtggaccaggttaATTAGGTAATTTTCCTGCGCCGATTAGGATGATATATATCGTTTGATTTCACGTGATCAAAAAAACCAGAAAACGCGCGACCCAATTTTGAACTAAACCCTAAAATATCTTTCTCCTCCAACAGCTTCTCTCTCTTCGAGTTTCAACAATGGAGGACGATTTAATCGATCTGAATATCGATTTAAATCGCGCAATAGAAGAAGAAATGTATAATTATGAAGGTAATATTCTAATCCTAGTAACTACGAAGAATTATAGTAACTTTAATACTGATTGCGTAATTATTgtttttttagaaaatttaGAGAATCATAGAGAAGTATACGACGTTGAAGATGAAAGCACATCTCAGCAAGTTATGGTTGCAGATCATTGTACTGAAGAAGGTATGATATAGTATATCTTaataaatatatagtaactgttaCGTTGATATAGTTATTCTCTTATTTAATATAGATGCTATAATAGTGTATACACATTAAAATATTATAATTgcagtagagtaactataacgtATAAAGAGCAACTATATTTATAGTacagtaactataacatataaagaagAACTGTATACtatagagtaactatcacatatacacaggagttatattaactgtagagtaactataacatatagaCACTATctatataaaatgaagagtaactatcacatataaacaCAAACAATATTAAGTATAGagtataacatataaagagaaCTATATTTATAGTAAAGTAACTATAACTTATAAACAATAACTATATTAACGGTAGAGTAACTATCTCATAAAGGAAGAAACTATATTAGAAAGAAACTATATTTATAGTACAGTaaatataacatataaagaggaactatatttactgtagagtaactatcacatatacaCAGGACTTATAGTAACTGTAGAgaaactataacatataaacactaactatataaaatgaagagtaactattACATATAAGCACAAACAAtattaactgtagagtaactataacatgtAAAGAGGATTATATTTATAgtaaagtaactataacatataaaaagtaactatattaaataaaaaataactatTATATATAAACAGTAACTTTATTAACTGTAGATTAATTATAACATAAAAAGAGAAACTATATTTatagtagagtaactataacttataaagaattactAAGCTAATACTTGTATCTGTACAGGTTCAATAATACATTCAATTGATACAAACCACAACATCTTTGAAAATCCAAATAATGAGCAACAACAAAACATTGATAAAGAATTAGTTGGCAATTTAATTGGAGAAGCAAGGAAAACAACCGATGAGATTTATGATCTATATTGCAAACATGCTGCTATTATTGGTTTTAGTGTACGAAAAGGGAAGAatagatataaagaaggaaccaCTGTTGTTAATGGAAAATACTTCTAATGCTCTGCTGCTGGAATAAGAGACACTCCTAAAAACAAAGAACTCAAAAATGAAGATGATCAATCAGAtggaaagaagaaagaaaggagaaggagagTGATGATAACAAGAACAAAATATGAAGCTCAGATATTTGCAAAGAAGAATGAGAATGgagattttgaaatagaaaagcaTGTAGTGGTTCATAATCACCCATTGACAAGAGAAATAAGTAATTATCTCCACCGATCGGAACGACAAATGACAGAGCCTAAACAAGAAGCTATTGAGGCAATGTCAGAACGTAGTCTAAGACCAATGGAgtcttatagatatatgttaACAGAAACTGGTGGAGAAGACGATGTAGGTCATACGATGATTGATCATCTAAACTACTTCTACAagttaaaaatgaagcaaattgATGGCAAGGATTCACAAACACTAGTGAACAAACGGTATGACTTACAATCAATAGATCCTGAGTTCTTTTTCAGATTAAGACTCAATGATGAAGGAAAAGTTGAGTGTCTATTTTGGAGGGATTCAATGATGAGAGAAGATTACAAAATATATGGAGATGTTCTAGTTTTTGATACTACATTCAGAACAAATAAGTACAATCTCACATGTGCTCCATTTGTTGGTATCAATAACCATTGGAAAaacacaatgtttgtttgtgctTTCATTGGGGATGAAACCACTGATTCTTTCGTTTGGGTGTTTGAAACTTTTCTGAAGGCTATGGTAGGAAAGCACCCTGTATCAATTTTCACTGATCAAGATGCAACTATTGCTACTGGAATAGAACATGTACCTCTTCATATATTATAGAACCTGTCTATTACATATAGTCACTGTTTGTATTAGAATAGTTACTCATTTTATACATAGTAACTACTTATTTTCTATAGTTACTCTTCTTTATATATAGTAACACTTTGTTTACTATAGTTACTTTTCATATATGATGTAGTTACTGAAAATTACTATAAACATTAATATATATTGAAATAACtatcactactagaaaaaggacATTTAACAATGAAcaatttcgtcgttaaaagcCTCAATTTTCGTCGTTAAAATCTTTAACGACGGTCTTGATGTTCGTTGTAACAGGTTCCGTCGTTATTGGCTTTAACGACGATGTTCGTCGTTAATATTTAACGAACATTAACGATGAAACATCATGTCGTCGTTAaccattaacgacggattattgtttcgtcgttaacaattaacgacgaattatggtttcgtcgttaattgttaacgaCGAATTTAGGATTTTATCGTTAAAAGTTAACGACGAACTATTGTTTCATCGTTAAAAGTTAACGACGAACTATTGTTTCATCGTTAAAAGTTAACGACGAATTATTATTTCGTCGTTAAAAAATAACAACATGATATTTCATAGTTAAATACTTATTCACGATGAACAATTAAGCAATAATGACGAAAAAAACCATCGTAAAATGGCATTCCGAtggttaaaaaaattaaaattttggcaATAATGACAAACTATTCTGTGGTTAATATTGCAATCATAATAACATTATTTACATTCTTCTAAACACCTACATTTTCTCTATGAAACAATATAAACTATAAATCAATCAATTAAAACAAAATGGTAATTTCATTACTCAAAAGAATTTGACAAAAGAATTTCAAGTTATGTGAAACCCAACAATCACATCCCCTTGTCTATAAATCTAAAACTAATAGATAAGTAACTCTTGTTCAatctaaaatttaaaaaatttaaataaaataaaaattctacATAGTTGGAGTGTCCTCTCTTGGAGAAGTAAATCGTTGTAGCAACACTTCTTGTACCATGTCCACACAATTGGTTACGACCTGATTTTGTATGTTTGCTTCATTCAACTAAGATTGAAGTTCCCCCTGCAAGGTTATGGTCTTGCTATTTCTTTAAGTGTTATTCCTCCTCAAAAACCCAAAACCCGATCTCGAGACTTTAACTTAAACACCTTTTCTGCTACCTATATAAAGAAGAAAAGAACTCAAGTCATGGGAAAGTAAAAATAAACCAAAAAGGAACCaagaaaacaagttaaatacCTGTAGTTGGGAAAGTGTTCGTTATACTTCCAATATTTTCTGAATTTCCTCCTACAACATATATAACAATGACAATTAATATTTCATTCAATACAAGCTTTATTCCAAAATCACATTTGCGTTAAAAACAAGAGGATATCAGATTGTGCATTGCAAAATTTGACGGCATGTTGAGGTCCCTGTCGATAATGAAATCCTCAAAATGATATTGGATTTCATTTTAGAGTAGTACCACATGCATTTTAGAATGCACAGTCTGCACGAATATGATTTCATACATGTGCTAGAGTGACTCAATCTTTGTGAAGCATCACAGAAAATAGCCAAAAACTAAATAACGACAACATGAATTTCAAACGAATAAGCTCATGAATTACAGTACACTAATTTCTCAAATaactataacttttacatataattactctttatttttttatagttaCCCTTATTTGAaaatagtaactcttaataaaatatagttactgagaataactaaaacattaatatatatatatgttgagAATAACTATAACTTTACATATAATTACTATTTATTTGTTATAGTTACCCTTCTgtacatatagtaactcttaatataatatagttactctttaagAAAATactatattttattttgagaGCAACTATATCTTTGAAACAGTAATTATTTCTGTAAGAAAGTAACTATATGTATTCATTCTTGTTTTTCAGGTTTTTCCTTCTTCAAGACACAGGTTATGCTTGTGGCACTTGAGTAAAATGCAAACAGTAGATTTGGTTTATTGAAGTCTgataaaaacttcaaaaacgCATTTTACAAGTGTTTAAGTGGGTGTATAACACcaaatgattttgaagaaacttgGAAATCTATGATCAACACTTTTAAGCTGGAAAAGGATGACTGGTTCAACAGATTGTATGGTCTTAAAGAAAAATGGTGTACagctttaagtaaagattttttttctgCTGGTATACTTTCTTCACAAAGAAGTGAAAGTACAAACCATGCTGTTGGATTTAAAGCAAATAAAAGTACAACATTAATAGAGTTCTATAATATTTTTCAAGGTACAATAAATCGATGGAGAAAAACATAAGAAAAAGACGACTTTGACTGTACAAGAGGAATACCTACTTCAGAGCTAAGTATACAGGCATCGAATGTATACACTATAACACTTTTCCGTGATTTTGAAGAAGAGTTCAAGCTTATCTAATTGATACACaccttttctttttattaagATTTATTCTTTACTAGCTTAGCTTGGAGTTAATTTAGCAacaaagtacaaataaaaggcATAGGTGTGGGTAAATCCATGAATGGTAATCGATCTTATATCATACATGGGTGCTACATGGCACCACCAGTAGTGATTTCTGAGTCCGAGCATCATAAGAGGTGGTTAAAGTATTTCTACTTTCCATATTTTCCAATTGAAGCTGAATTTCAGAGTTCAGGATATTGTGGTTTTTGTTGTACAAACTCATTTGTCGGTAGGTGTCTTTGTTTATCTATTGGTGTATGTGTGTAAAATGAAGATGAGAAATGTATAAATTTGTGCCACTTTTCCTTCAAGTACGTCAACTAGCATGCAAATGTATTGGAGATTcataaaaatcatgtttttgaCCAGTACCTGATGTGATTTCTCCCTCTTGATTTTATTCAGAAAGAGTTGTCTATCATGTGTCTTGCAAGTGCTCtttttgggtcgttataggtcttattcaggctaaaatgacattttttgctctcaactttgaactaaagaacctaaggactcattttatacttattacatgtttaatagacatagttttaactttctaagactcattccaatctacgtatgctcATTTAAGACTtatgggtcgttataggttttatttagactaaaatgatattttcaaTCCCAAATTTGAGCTAcagaacctaaggattcattttaaaccttttacatgattaatatgcttagatttaagtttccaagactcatttcaatttatttatgaacatgtaaggctcattgggtcgttataggtcttatttaggctaaaatgacattttcgctcccaactttcaactaaagaATCCAAGGACTCgttttatacttattacatgtttaatatgtata contains:
- the LOC130461450 gene encoding protein FAR1-RELATED SEQUENCE 5-like translates to MEDDLIDLNIDLNRAIEEEMYNYEENLENHREVYDVEDESTSQQVMVADHCTEEGSIIHSIDTNHNIFENPNNEQQQNIDKELVGNLIGEARKTTDEIYDLYCKHAAIIELKNEDDQSDGKKKERRRRVMITRTKYEAQIFAKKNENGDFEIEKHVVVHNHPLTREISNYLHRSERQMTEPKQEAIEAMSERSLRPMESYRYMLTETGGEDDVGHTMIDHLNYFYKLKMKQIDGKDSQTLVNKRYDLQSIDPEFFFRLRLNDEGKVECLFWRDSMMREDYKIYGDVLVFDTTFRTNKYNLTCAPFVGINNHWKNTMFVCAFIGDETTDSFVWVFETFLKAMVGKHPVSIFTDQDATIATGIEHVPLHIL